One bacterium genomic window carries:
- the lpxK gene encoding tetraacyldisaccharide 4'-kinase — MRDKVEQFFVEVVEGSRQGPAAAAGRAFFRILSWIYRIVVQARFLFYRLRIFKSRQATAWVISVGNITLGGTGKTPVVERVAALLHERGRKVAIVSRGYRRKTGPLLRRVKEKIAGAPTTRVVSDGERVLLPARVAGDEPYMLAGNLEGIPVLINRKRYKAVQYAIKRFKADTIILDDGFQHIGVKRDLDIVLVDGGNPFGNGHIFPRGILREPRGNLARADLIMITKADEADLPRLRKQLEAINPSAELIECRHQPVFLRDVRTSIRASLDFIRESRVATLAGIARPDGFEKTIEKLGVEITRRYRFADHYFYRPQEIIDILGGAAASGAQLLITTEKDAARLPRLPRGGLPVYSLRVRIEGLEGEPEFDRQLLDSLRQRDRQRRRQPG, encoded by the coding sequence ATGAGAGACAAGGTCGAACAGTTTTTCGTCGAGGTGGTCGAGGGCAGCCGCCAGGGGCCGGCCGCCGCCGCCGGGAGAGCATTTTTCCGGATATTATCCTGGATCTACCGGATCGTGGTTCAAGCCAGGTTTCTGTTCTATCGCCTCCGGATATTCAAGAGCCGCCAGGCCACGGCCTGGGTGATCAGCGTGGGGAATATAACCCTGGGGGGGACCGGTAAGACCCCGGTGGTGGAACGGGTGGCGGCGCTGCTGCATGAACGGGGGCGCAAGGTGGCCATCGTCAGCCGCGGCTACCGGCGCAAAACCGGGCCGTTGCTACGGAGGGTCAAGGAGAAAATCGCCGGGGCTCCGACCACGCGGGTGGTCTCGGACGGGGAGCGGGTGCTGCTGCCGGCGCGGGTGGCGGGGGACGAGCCCTACATGCTGGCCGGAAACCTGGAAGGGATTCCGGTGCTTATCAATCGAAAACGCTACAAGGCCGTCCAGTACGCGATCAAGCGGTTCAAAGCCGATACCATAATTCTCGACGACGGTTTTCAGCATATCGGGGTAAAAAGGGACCTGGATATCGTTCTGGTCGACGGGGGGAATCCCTTCGGCAACGGCCACATTTTCCCCCGGGGGATTTTGCGCGAACCCCGGGGCAACCTCGCCCGCGCCGATCTGATCATGATCACCAAGGCCGACGAAGCCGACCTCCCGAGGTTGCGGAAGCAGTTGGAGGCCATAAATCCCTCGGCCGAGCTGATCGAATGCCGGCACCAGCCCGTTTTTCTCAGGGACGTCAGAACCTCGATCCGGGCCTCCCTCGACTTCATTCGGGAAAGCCGGGTGGCGACTCTCGCCGGCATCGCCCGCCCCGACGGGTTCGAAAAAACCATCGAGAAACTGGGAGTCGAGATCACCAGGAGATACCGTTTCGCCGACCACTATTTTTACCGGCCCCAGGAGATCATCGATATTCTCGGCGGCGCCGCGGCGTCCGGGGCCCAGTTGCTGATCACCACCGAAAAAGACGCGGCCCGGCTTCCGCGGCTCCCTCGGGGAGGGCTTCCCGTCTATTCCCTGCGCGTCCGCATCGAGGGGCTGGAGGGAGAGCCCGAGTTCGACCGCCAGCTGCTGGATTCCCTGCGCCAGCGAGACCGCCAGCGACGCCGTCAGCCGGGGTGA
- a CDS encoding lysophospholipid acyltransferase family protein, translating into MAAYWGILVLRALACVLPGALVRESGRLAGEGAYFILGRHRRIALKNLKIAFPKQGPRRLHRLARKSFGNLGVSLVESLRLRVFLKGRWRDRFDVAGADILRESLAEGKGAILVLAHLDAWEYLALGARLLGVRTAAIGQDIKNPALDGMVKDTREALGLELFPKYEVAQAIIDYLASGGAVAILADQRARTMSVSVPFFGKKTATTAAPAVLALRSGAPLIPVFIESGKGRFLVRIREAVETEAGGGFKEAVLAVTSRINGILEEEIRSRPEHWLWAHRRWREA; encoded by the coding sequence ATGGCGGCCTATTGGGGAATCCTGGTTCTTCGCGCCCTGGCCTGCGTTCTCCCCGGGGCGCTGGTACGGGAGTCGGGGCGGTTGGCGGGCGAAGGAGCGTATTTCATTCTCGGTCGCCATCGGCGGATAGCCCTGAAAAATCTGAAGATCGCGTTTCCCAAGCAAGGCCCGCGCCGCCTCCATCGACTGGCCCGGAAATCGTTCGGAAATCTGGGGGTATCGCTGGTGGAGTCGCTGAGGCTCCGGGTGTTTTTAAAGGGGAGATGGCGCGACCGTTTCGATGTGGCGGGAGCCGATATCCTCCGCGAGTCCCTGGCGGAGGGGAAGGGGGCCATTCTTGTCCTGGCCCATCTGGACGCCTGGGAATACCTGGCGCTGGGCGCGCGCCTGCTCGGCGTGCGTACGGCCGCGATCGGCCAGGACATCAAGAACCCGGCTTTGGACGGCATGGTGAAAGATACCAGGGAAGCGCTGGGTCTGGAGCTTTTCCCCAAGTATGAAGTGGCTCAGGCCATCATCGATTATCTCGCCTCCGGCGGCGCGGTCGCGATTCTGGCCGATCAGCGGGCTCGGACCATGAGCGTCTCCGTTCCCTTCTTCGGAAAGAAAACCGCCACCACCGCCGCCCCCGCAGTGCTGGCGCTGAGAAGCGGCGCCCCCCTGATTCCCGTCTTCATCGAATCCGGAAAGGGCCGGTTCCTCGTCCGGATCCGGGAGGCGGTGGAAACGGAGGCCGGCGGGGGATTCAAGGAAGCGGTTCTGGCCGTCACCTCCCGGATCAACGGCATTTTGGAAGAAGAGATCCGGAGCCGTCCGGAACACTGGCTGTGGGCGCACCGGCGCTGGAGAGAAGCGTGA
- the waaF gene encoding lipopolysaccharide heptosyltransferase II, whose amino-acid sequence MRAILVREPNWVGDNIFTLPAVRELKKRFPAAAISIVTRPGIVPFWQLVPEVDRIFSAPERGGLRDLSGKLRLIRKLRRERFDLAVVFPRSFESALLARLAGARERWGYAEEGRSPLLTRRARCPRGYRHTHRIDYYYRLLDGGRGETPAPREILSIPGALSARAGKLLQEEFGPPDGSPLIGFHPRASHGPAKCWPLEHFQELGGRLARERGARIAVFGTAVENELVERVVAAGGDRVRSYAGKTSLGELAALLAACDVVVANDTGPLHLAAAVGTPVVALFGSSDPAATAPRGERVTVMFRGLSCSPCLRQVCPEDTACLRDISPREVYERVVELLPER is encoded by the coding sequence GTGCGCGCGATCCTGGTGAGGGAGCCCAACTGGGTGGGGGACAACATCTTCACGCTCCCGGCGGTTCGGGAGTTAAAAAAACGTTTCCCGGCAGCGGCCATTTCGATCGTCACCCGGCCCGGGATCGTCCCGTTCTGGCAGCTGGTTCCGGAGGTCGACCGGATCTTTTCCGCTCCCGAGCGCGGCGGCCTGCGCGATCTTTCCGGAAAACTGCGGTTGATCAGGAAACTGCGCCGGGAGCGTTTCGATCTGGCGGTCGTTTTCCCCCGTTCTTTCGAATCGGCGCTGCTGGCCCGGCTGGCGGGGGCTCGCGAACGCTGGGGCTACGCCGAGGAAGGGCGTTCGCCGCTGCTCACGCGCCGGGCCCGGTGTCCCCGGGGCTACCGGCATACCCACCGCATCGATTATTACTACCGCCTTCTGGACGGAGGCCGCGGCGAGACCCCCGCTCCCCGGGAGATCCTGTCGATCCCCGGCGCCTTGAGCGCCCGGGCCGGGAAGTTGCTGCAGGAGGAATTCGGTCCCCCCGACGGCTCGCCGTTGATCGGCTTCCACCCGCGCGCCAGCCATGGCCCCGCTAAATGCTGGCCCCTGGAGCATTTTCAGGAGTTGGGCGGGCGCCTGGCCCGGGAGCGGGGGGCGCGGATCGCGGTTTTCGGCACCGCGGTGGAGAATGAACTGGTGGAGCGGGTCGTCGCTGCCGGCGGCGACCGGGTGAGGAGTTACGCCGGCAAAACCTCCCTGGGCGAACTGGCGGCGCTTCTCGCCGCCTGCGACGTCGTCGTCGCCAACGATACCGGGCCCCTGCATCTGGCGGCGGCGGTGGGAACGCCGGTGGTCGCACTCTTCGGTTCCTCGGATCCGGCCGCCACCGCTCCCCGCGGCGAGCGGGTGACGGTTATGTTCCGGGGCTTGTCCTGCTCGCCCTGTCTCCGTCAGGTCTGTCCCGAAGAT
- a CDS encoding 3-deoxy-D-manno-octulosonic acid transferase, giving the protein MIVVFYNLLGLCGLLLALPVLALKMATTVRFRRGLGERLGRYRIGPLPPPARAPRIWIQAASVGEVNAALPLVAAIRRDLPEAELVVTTQTAAGRDTAREKIGQGALCLLCPLDLWFFVKKFVDRFRPSLLILIETEIWPALIAETSRRGIPICVCNGRVSESAFAWYRRGRFFLRPFLRRIDRFCMRGEEDARRARAMGVPHERIRVTGNLKYDVLDRAAGNGGPAPGLNLRIEPGDRFLVAGSTFSGEEEIVGEAFSGLRKRHPRLRLIVAPRHLERVDEVVKKLRLAGLEPVLYSALGDARPHPPVVVLDRFGILYQAYGLADLVFVGRSLRGGGGQNPIEPASLGRPVVFGSGMKNFKAEAELLVSAGAAAVVERPEDFAEEVEALLNAPERLEAMGRAARLAVESCRGASERNLQAVRELLEG; this is encoded by the coding sequence ATGATCGTCGTTTTCTATAACCTGCTCGGGTTGTGCGGCCTGCTTTTGGCCTTGCCGGTACTGGCCCTGAAAATGGCCACCACGGTCCGGTTCCGCCGCGGATTGGGCGAACGGCTGGGCCGCTATCGGATCGGCCCCTTGCCCCCCCCGGCGCGGGCGCCCCGGATCTGGATACAGGCGGCCTCGGTAGGAGAGGTCAACGCCGCGCTTCCCCTGGTCGCCGCCATTCGCCGCGACCTTCCCGAAGCCGAGCTGGTGGTCACCACCCAGACGGCCGCCGGCCGGGACACCGCCCGGGAAAAAATCGGGCAGGGGGCGCTCTGCCTGCTCTGCCCGCTGGACCTGTGGTTTTTCGTGAAAAAATTTGTCGACCGGTTCCGACCTTCCCTGTTGATTCTGATCGAGACCGAGATCTGGCCGGCCCTGATCGCCGAGACCTCCCGGAGAGGTATTCCCATCTGCGTCTGTAACGGCCGGGTTTCCGAATCCGCCTTTGCCTGGTACCGGCGCGGGAGGTTTTTTCTCCGTCCCTTTCTGCGCCGGATCGACCGTTTCTGCATGCGCGGGGAGGAGGATGCGCGCCGGGCGCGGGCAATGGGGGTTCCCCATGAGCGGATCCGGGTGACCGGGAACCTCAAGTACGACGTGCTTGACCGTGCGGCCGGAAACGGAGGGCCGGCCCCTGGCCTGAACCTCCGTATCGAGCCCGGCGACCGCTTCCTCGTGGCCGGGAGCACTTTTTCGGGAGAGGAAGAGATCGTCGGGGAAGCTTTTTCCGGATTGAGGAAACGCCATCCCCGGCTGCGGCTGATCGTGGCCCCGCGCCACCTCGAGCGGGTCGACGAAGTCGTGAAAAAACTGAGGCTGGCGGGGCTGGAACCGGTCCTTTATTCCGCGCTCGGCGACGCCCGGCCGCATCCGCCGGTTGTCGTCCTCGATCGTTTCGGTATACTATACCAAGCCTATGGCCTGGCGGATCTGGTCTTCGTCGGCCGCAGCCTGCGGGGAGGGGGAGGGCAGAATCCGATCGAGCCCGCATCGTTGGGGCGGCCGGTGGTATTCGGTTCGGGGATGAAGAACTTCAAGGCCGAGGCCGAGTTGCTGGTGAGCGCCGGCGCCGCGGCCGTGGTCGAACGGCCCGAAGATTTTGCCGAGGAGGTGGAAGCGCTTCTGAACGCCCCGGAGCGGCTGGAAGCGATGGGCCGCGCCGCCCGCCTGGCGGTGGAAAGCTGCCGCGGAGCCTCGGAGCGGAACCTGCAGGCGGTGCGGGAACTGCTCGAGGGCTGA
- a CDS encoding glycosyltransferase family 4 protein: MKILMANSIRPEVWGGGEKWFLTAAAGLRRRGHEITAAGRRGSLFLARMGAAGHRVEGIRIRLDYGWGSIRRVRRIIRREGIERVLLNVNKDLRTFGVAARRERVPLVACRHGARVFSDRWKDRFSARFVDRIIVNNLALRDEYSRYPWLRGKPVIHLPNGIDPAPPSPAAPLREKFSIPESHLLILAAGRLSFEKGFDLLVSAAARLGSDPPFTVILAGEGPEEERIRRAASDLNLGKKLRLAGFQEDVRPWIAAADLVVLPSRHEGMPHILMEAMAEAKPTVAFRVGGVEELLGEGAGWLADPGDPGSLAGALQAAFASAVERSARGRLARERVAERYSMEQMLDGLEKALELV, from the coding sequence ATGAAGATTCTCATGGCCAATTCGATCCGCCCCGAGGTATGGGGCGGGGGAGAAAAATGGTTTTTGACCGCCGCCGCCGGCCTGCGCCGCCGCGGGCACGAGATCACCGCGGCCGGGCGTCGGGGCTCTCTTTTCCTGGCCCGGATGGGCGCCGCCGGCCACAGGGTCGAAGGAATCCGGATCCGGTTGGATTACGGCTGGGGGAGCATTCGGCGGGTCCGGCGGATCATCCGTCGGGAAGGGATCGAGCGGGTGCTGCTCAACGTCAACAAGGACCTCCGGACGTTCGGCGTGGCCGCGCGCCGGGAGAGGGTGCCCCTGGTCGCATGCCGGCATGGGGCCAGGGTGTTCTCCGACCGCTGGAAGGACCGTTTCAGCGCTCGTTTCGTCGACCGGATCATCGTCAACAACCTGGCGCTGCGCGACGAGTACTCCCGCTACCCCTGGCTTCGGGGGAAACCGGTTATTCATCTCCCCAACGGAATCGATCCGGCTCCTCCGTCCCCCGCGGCGCCGCTCCGGGAGAAGTTTTCGATTCCCGAAAGCCATCTGCTGATCCTGGCGGCGGGAAGGCTTTCCTTCGAGAAAGGGTTCGACCTCCTCGTCTCCGCCGCCGCCCGTCTCGGATCAGATCCGCCTTTTACCGTGATCCTGGCCGGCGAGGGCCCGGAAGAAGAACGGATCCGGCGGGCGGCCTCGGACTTGAACCTGGGAAAGAAACTTCGGCTGGCGGGATTTCAGGAAGATGTCCGCCCCTGGATCGCGGCCGCCGACCTGGTGGTGTTGCCTTCCCGGCACGAAGGGATGCCCCATATCCTCATGGAGGCGATGGCGGAGGCGAAGCCGACGGTCGCTTTCCGGGTGGGCGGGGTCGAGGAACTCCTGGGGGAGGGGGCGGGCTGGCTGGCCGACCCCGGCGATCCCGGCTCCCTGGCCGGCGCCCTGCAAGCAGCGTTCGCTTCCGCCGTCGAGCGCTCTGCCCGCGGCCGCCTCGCCCGGGAGCGGGTCGCGGAGCGCTATTCCATGGAACAGATGCTCGACGGGCTCGAAAAAGCCTTGGAACTGGTATGA